In Salvelinus namaycush isolate Seneca chromosome 20, SaNama_1.0, whole genome shotgun sequence, the following proteins share a genomic window:
- the LOC120064666 gene encoding protein SSUH2 homolog, giving the protein MLNPHEGQALYAPPVPAPGPMVPPASMFGNVPGYEDTLAGGGGGYLPPPMPLHPNRDPEPAPVQQDWNIPSITEDVARERFIMYASGYCCYNNAPAKDGVITDMQAFNTYRYRLETFTESRSTEWATKPYEGEPADFYTQTAPRPWEIPVTGPSLFQNHEENIKVPYTSSNKPCHTCSASGKMPCHECNGSGTKACWVCNGSGRRGGDSPCSQCNERGKENCSKCHGNGTKECETCKGKRQLLTYINLKVEWKNNVEDYVVEQNSGLEVNNLSDVTGKTLFKNAQYMLYPVYGFPDPSLSQASDRLVREHQAKYSQNSRILQQQQTIELIPITKVTYKWKGGIHVYYIYGNEHQVKVPDYPATCCCSIM; this is encoded by the exons ATGCTCAATCCTCATGAGGGCCAAG CGCTCTATGCCCCCCCGGTGCCCGCCCCAGGCCCCATGGTTCCCCCAGCTAGCATGTTTGGCAACGTACCAGGGTACGAGGACACTTTAGCTGGCGGAGGAG GTGGATATCTCCCCCCACCGATGCCCTTGCACCCGAATCGGGATCCAGAGCCTGCACCCGTACAACAAGACTGGAA CATCCCCTCCATCACTGAAGATGTGGCGCGGGAGCGTTTTATAATGTACGCGTCTGGTTACTGCTGCTATAACAATGCCCCCGCCAAGGATGGAGTTATCACTGACATGCAGGCGTTCAACACCTATCGG TACCGTTTGGAGACATTCACAGAGTCTAGATCTACAGAGTGGGCCACCAAGCCTTATGAAG GTGAACCAGCAGACTTCTACACGCAGACTGCCCCCCGGCCGTGGGAAATCCCAGTGACAGGTCCCTCCCTGTTCCAAAACCACGAGGAGAACATAAAAGTCCCTTACACATCATCTAACaag CCCTGCCACACTTGTAGTGCCTCTGGAAAGATGCCCTGCCATGAGTGCAATGGGTCTGGAAcg AAAGCTTGTTGGGTCTGCAATGGATCTGGCAGACGGGGAGGAGATAGTCCCTGCAGCCAATGCAATGAAAGAGGAAAGGAGAA CTGCTCTAAATGTCATGGTAACGGGACTAAAGAATGTGAGACCTGCAAGGGCAAGCGGCAACTGTTGACCTACATCAACCTTAAAGTCGAGTG GAAGAATAATGTTGAAGACTATGTTGTGGAGCAGAACAGTGGGCTGGAGGTTAACAATCTGAGCGATGTGACGGGAAAGACACTCTTCAAAAACGCCCAGTACATG CTGTATCCAGTGTATGGCTTCCCAGATCCGTCTTTATCCCAGGCTTCAGACCGTTTGGTTAGAGAACACCAGGCTAAATACTCCCAGAACTCTCGCATCCTTCAACAG CAACAAACCATCGAGTTGATTCCCATCACCAAGGTGACCTACAAGTGGAAGGGAGGCATCCATGTTTACTATATCTATGGGAACGAACACCAGGTCAAAGTTCCTGACTACCCTGCCACCTGCTGCTGCTCTATCATGTAA